The following are from one region of the Candidatus Kapaibacterium sp. genome:
- a CDS encoding WD40 repeat domain-containing protein, translated as MGRPLVLRWNTRGLANISVWYSLDTGRTWQRLFADLPADSVVWHVPALDTIALLLRARAEYGASPTPIRERRQAHQAPIRRLRFSPDGTHLLTTAEEGIVKLWNVATLEAADVLVVGTRTTALYAAEFVGDSNRVLIAVDSLLLFYNRPTRERITFGLGGHRKFIRDLAVHPSGRYAATAADDSTVCLWDLTTLQRLACWGEPGVRSWYSVAFSPDGRLLAYGGDNGIIYVRPWQQLWQPPLLLRQHGDSGTNAVIWALCFGTEERLLISGGVDRTVRFWNPHTGQELARGSTHTFHVRSVRSLPWGRRVASGSLDSTLRQWTPTGTQLGRPLFHGGQVLSVDYSPDGRLLASAGRDSAIRIWESGTAQSREDTIKVVLKYPVRLRIAPVVGTPGSLATLAVLHEDYAWLPPLRSDSFSCRLVLRLPAWLVELTGRRVSPTAWDTVTADLWLHAADTLARLPVRLLQGMPPTGPVEPLWVEWRGTRAFDAELHAGLVEVTGHCPGATPSLTIARPLQVRVRWQSERELSVSIVADEDGPYHLHLIDGLGRAVLRQSLALRHGEHSLKLALPSAAQGLYWLQLSTPSRRFVQPLWVGQ; from the coding sequence ATGGGACGACCTCTCGTGCTGCGATGGAACACTCGAGGCCTAGCCAACATCAGCGTATGGTACTCGCTCGACACAGGCCGCACATGGCAGCGCCTCTTTGCGGACCTACCCGCGGACAGCGTGGTCTGGCATGTACCAGCGCTGGATACCATAGCTCTCCTCCTGCGAGCACGGGCAGAGTATGGAGCCAGTCCCACCCCAATCCGCGAGCGGCGTCAAGCGCACCAGGCTCCTATCCGCCGCCTCCGCTTCTCTCCGGATGGGACGCACTTGTTGACTACCGCTGAAGAGGGGATCGTCAAGTTGTGGAACGTTGCCACGCTGGAAGCAGCCGATGTCTTGGTAGTTGGCACCCGCACCACGGCCCTCTATGCCGCTGAATTCGTTGGTGACTCCAACCGCGTGCTCATTGCCGTTGACTCCCTCCTGCTGTTCTACAACCGACCCACGCGAGAGCGGATTACCTTCGGTCTCGGTGGGCACCGGAAGTTCATTCGGGACCTTGCTGTCCATCCTTCAGGGCGCTATGCTGCTACGGCAGCAGACGACTCTACGGTATGCCTCTGGGACCTCACGACGCTGCAACGCCTCGCCTGCTGGGGCGAGCCTGGGGTTCGGTCATGGTACAGCGTCGCATTCTCCCCTGACGGAAGGCTGCTGGCTTACGGCGGTGATAACGGCATCATCTACGTACGCCCGTGGCAGCAACTATGGCAACCACCACTGCTCCTACGACAACATGGGGACTCTGGAACCAATGCAGTCATCTGGGCCCTCTGCTTCGGCACAGAAGAAAGGCTGCTCATCTCGGGTGGGGTTGATCGGACAGTCCGCTTTTGGAACCCCCACACTGGCCAAGAGTTGGCCCGCGGTAGCACACACACTTTCCACGTCCGTTCCGTGCGTTCACTCCCCTGGGGTCGGCGCGTTGCCTCCGGCTCGCTAGACAGTACCCTCCGCCAATGGACGCCTACAGGAACCCAGCTTGGCCGCCCACTCTTCCACGGTGGACAAGTCCTCTCGGTGGACTACTCCCCGGACGGTCGGCTGCTGGCTTCTGCAGGGAGGGATTCCGCCATCCGAATCTGGGAAAGTGGGACCGCTCAGAGCCGAGAGGACACCATCAAGGTGGTGCTCAAATACCCCGTCCGGCTTCGGATCGCTCCAGTCGTTGGCACTCCAGGTTCTCTTGCGACGCTTGCAGTCCTCCACGAAGACTATGCGTGGTTGCCGCCACTCCGCAGCGATAGCTTCTCCTGCCGACTCGTGTTACGACTGCCAGCGTGGTTGGTAGAGCTCACCGGCAGAAGAGTCAGCCCCACAGCATGGGACACGGTGACTGCAGACCTGTGGCTCCATGCTGCCGATACGCTTGCACGCCTACCTGTGCGACTCTTGCAGGGGATGCCGCCAACCGGCCCTGTCGAGCCCCTGTGGGTGGAATGGCGCGGGACCCGAGCCTTCGATGCAGAACTACACGCCGGCTTGGTGGAGGTCACAGGGCATTGCCCTGGAGCGACACCATCCCTGACCATCGCAAGACCGCTGCAGGTGCGCGTACGGTGGCAATCAGAGCGAGAACTCTCCGTTTCCATCGTAGCGGACGAAGACGGCCCCTACCACTTACATCTCATTGACGGCTTAGGGCGCGCAGTCCTCCGGCAGTCGCTGGCCCTCCGACACGGCGAACACTCTCTGAAGCTCGCCCTCCCTTCGGCAGCGCAGGGCCTCTATTGGCTCCAGCTCTCCACGCCGAGCCGCCGCTTCGTGCAACCACTGTGGGTTGGCCAATGA
- a CDS encoding BatA domain-containing protein — protein MHFLNPLVLVGLVAALIPLVLHLLTLRRPRPFEFSSVRFLKELQRSTVHRLRLQQLLLLAVRMALIAAVVLAFARPVIPGKLPLLSTQAPASIVLIVDNSASMGITDAQGERFRRLQQYAERLLRSLGYEDEVALLPTVPPVQWQMAEWGNARGALIEALNSLSPRPEAGDLSAALQRAEELLRTARHLQRFVIILSDFQRNLFAEQSSTRRLLEAGITVYAVNVAAEEELELGLVVDSVSLETQLRAVGEPVAITARVSNVGAQPANGLVSLFWNGERVAQRRVVLQPGQSQTVVLTGTPTAPGFVHTAVVAEGDVVSVGERRFVGFVVPEPIRVGLLADGAASTFLEAALSAYPAQSSPLRLETLSAAELASSDLTRFRVLVIASTALTPAHLSRLEAFMRGGGGVVLFAADGGWMQAVAPWLAQQGMTKLARRDFLPAQPATIVWADKHHPFFSGVFAGETRGELLPETPKLYRLVSTDGGVPLLRSSAGTILAEQRLGEGHLIFCGVAPDLEWGDFPRSGLFPMVVVRSVLLAGSTAVPAFFRETGESVTLTLPAAQGTVALQEPSGTRRLLSPLQLSTGTRLELGVLREPGVYDLTTDATPLTTVTVNIPTAELRLEYATPEQIQSWFERLLSPGVSFRYLSSADELVAAGIQGSDATELWRYFLVIALLLAALELVLSYRLTRRNAVPEQ, from the coding sequence ATGCACTTCTTGAACCCGCTCGTACTCGTTGGGCTGGTCGCAGCCCTTATCCCGTTAGTCCTGCACCTGCTAACGCTGCGCCGGCCCCGTCCTTTTGAGTTCAGCTCTGTGCGTTTCCTCAAAGAGCTGCAGCGGAGCACAGTCCACCGCCTTCGGCTGCAACAGCTCCTCCTACTGGCCGTGCGCATGGCGCTCATTGCAGCCGTCGTCTTAGCCTTCGCACGCCCGGTCATCCCAGGAAAACTGCCACTCCTGAGCACGCAAGCACCTGCAAGCATCGTGCTCATCGTCGACAACTCCGCCAGCATGGGGATTACGGATGCTCAAGGAGAGCGCTTCCGACGGCTCCAACAGTATGCCGAGCGCCTACTCCGCTCGCTGGGGTACGAAGACGAGGTTGCCCTCCTACCGACTGTCCCTCCAGTCCAATGGCAAATGGCCGAGTGGGGAAATGCTCGGGGAGCTCTCATCGAGGCGCTCAACTCTCTCTCACCACGCCCCGAAGCTGGTGACTTGTCGGCTGCGCTCCAGCGAGCCGAGGAGCTGCTCCGCACAGCACGCCATCTGCAGCGGTTCGTCATCATCCTCAGCGACTTCCAGCGGAACCTCTTCGCAGAGCAGTCCTCCACAAGGAGGTTGCTAGAAGCCGGCATCACTGTCTACGCTGTCAATGTCGCCGCCGAGGAGGAACTTGAGCTGGGGCTCGTCGTGGACTCTGTAAGCTTAGAGACCCAGCTCCGAGCTGTTGGTGAACCAGTAGCTATCACAGCGCGGGTCTCCAATGTTGGGGCTCAACCCGCTAACGGGCTGGTCTCCCTGTTCTGGAACGGGGAGCGCGTGGCCCAGCGTCGAGTTGTCCTTCAGCCCGGGCAGTCGCAGACGGTGGTGCTCACCGGCACCCCCACTGCACCAGGCTTCGTCCATACTGCCGTTGTCGCCGAAGGTGACGTCGTCTCCGTTGGGGAACGCCGTTTCGTCGGCTTCGTGGTTCCGGAGCCGATTCGCGTCGGGCTGCTGGCCGATGGAGCAGCTTCTACCTTCCTTGAGGCAGCCCTCTCAGCCTACCCTGCCCAATCGTCGCCACTTCGGCTAGAGACGCTGTCAGCGGCCGAGCTCGCAAGTAGCGATCTAACCCGCTTCCGAGTACTCGTCATCGCCTCCACAGCCCTGACGCCAGCCCATCTGAGCCGGCTGGAGGCTTTCATGCGAGGTGGTGGCGGGGTCGTACTCTTCGCCGCCGATGGCGGCTGGATGCAGGCTGTGGCCCCTTGGCTTGCGCAACAAGGGATGACCAAGCTTGCTCGTCGTGACTTCCTCCCAGCGCAGCCCGCAACGATTGTGTGGGCCGACAAGCACCACCCATTTTTCAGCGGAGTCTTCGCTGGCGAAACCCGCGGGGAATTGCTCCCGGAAACCCCGAAGTTGTACCGCCTCGTCAGCACCGATGGAGGAGTTCCGCTCCTCCGCAGCTCTGCTGGAACTATCCTCGCTGAGCAACGCCTTGGTGAAGGTCATCTCATCTTCTGCGGTGTTGCTCCAGACTTAGAATGGGGCGACTTCCCGCGCAGCGGGCTCTTCCCTATGGTCGTGGTGCGCTCCGTCCTGTTAGCGGGGAGCACAGCCGTTCCGGCCTTCTTCCGCGAGACCGGGGAAAGTGTTACGCTGACACTCCCTGCCGCCCAAGGCACCGTCGCTCTCCAGGAGCCCTCGGGGACTCGCCGCTTACTGTCACCACTCCAGCTCAGCACGGGAACTCGCCTTGAGCTTGGAGTCTTGCGGGAACCTGGGGTGTACGATCTGACAACCGACGCTACACCGCTGACCACGGTAACCGTCAACATTCCGACAGCCGAGCTCCGGTTAGAGTACGCCACCCCAGAGCAGATCCAATCCTGGTTTGAACGCCTCTTGAGCCCGGGGGTTTCCTTCCGATACCTGTCGTCAGCAGACGAGCTCGTGGCAGCGGGCATCCAGGGCTCAGACGCGACGGAGTTGTGGCGTTACTTCCTGGTGATAGCGCTACTTCTGGCCGCGCTGGAGCTTGTCCTCAGCTATCGGCTCACGCGCAGGAATGCTGTGCCAGAGCAGTAG